A genomic stretch from Bacillus sp. E(2018) includes:
- a CDS encoding DUF5694 domain-containing protein, with protein MNIKQEKPQIMVVGTFHMRYTPDLQRMEFDDLLADSRQQEILKVVEQLKKFKPTKVALEVVKSEENKLNQEFIHFKEGELKLAIDEVHQLGFRIASDLQHEKVHAVDWMDTVGNRGVGQVFEWAEKNQPEFFRYINDTYRSSQQLSIGSESIYEIIRSQNQTSFIEKEHEMYMAIARIGSSEEYIGIDWMRWWYQRNLILYYNLAKITSISDCTLLIIGAAHVHLVTQFLNESRLYEVVNPLDYLT; from the coding sequence ATGAACATCAAACAAGAAAAACCACAAATAATGGTAGTAGGTACTTTTCACATGAGGTATACACCGGACCTTCAACGAATGGAGTTTGATGATCTGTTAGCTGATTCAAGACAACAAGAAATATTGAAAGTGGTGGAACAATTAAAGAAATTTAAGCCAACAAAGGTGGCATTAGAGGTAGTAAAGAGTGAAGAAAATAAATTGAATCAGGAGTTTATTCATTTCAAAGAGGGTGAACTAAAACTAGCAATTGACGAAGTACATCAGCTTGGGTTCCGTATCGCCTCAGATCTACAACATGAAAAAGTACATGCTGTGGACTGGATGGATACGGTAGGAAATAGAGGGGTGGGTCAGGTTTTTGAGTGGGCTGAAAAGAATCAACCTGAGTTTTTTCGTTACATAAATGATACCTATCGTTCTAGTCAGCAGCTTTCAATAGGTAGCGAGAGCATCTATGAAATAATCAGATCACAAAACCAAACTTCCTTTATTGAGAAGGAACACGAGATGTATATGGCAATAGCAAGAATTGGTTCATCCGAAGAATATATTGGCATCGATTGGATGAGATGGTGGTATCAACGAAATCTAATCCTTTATTACAATTTAGCTAAGATTACATCGATATCAGATTGTACCCTATTAATAATTGGTGCGGCTCATGTACATTTAGTTACGCAATTTTTAAATGAGAGTAGGTTGTATGAGGTTGTAAATCCTCTAGACTATCTTACATAG
- a CDS encoding diphthine--ammonia ligase, whose amino-acid sequence MKKVAVSWSGGKDSCLALYRLLQEKHEVVCLISMVSEEDVRNHAHGIPLEILQLQADAIDLPLIMVDSAGEYEVSLVKSLTSIKERFGIAAIAFGSLYMEEDRKWNEQVAEKAGLDALFPVWILEEQASELLEEFISLGFQSIVCRASADILDSTWTGRELNTSFCEDIEVTKSCSMGEHGEYHTFVVDGPIFGKRLEIVHSDVILNSGLWSLDIHSCRFIDKDTEAVMK is encoded by the coding sequence ATGAAAAAAGTAGCTGTTAGCTGGAGCGGCGGAAAAGACAGCTGCTTAGCTCTATATCGATTGCTTCAAGAAAAGCATGAAGTTGTATGCTTGATATCCATGGTTTCTGAAGAAGATGTACGAAATCATGCCCATGGTATTCCATTAGAAATATTACAATTACAAGCAGATGCGATCGACCTTCCTTTAATTATGGTGGATTCAGCTGGGGAGTATGAAGTTTCTTTGGTAAAGTCTTTAACTTCTATAAAAGAACGGTTTGGGATAGCTGCGATCGCATTCGGCAGTTTGTATATGGAAGAAGACCGGAAATGGAATGAACAGGTTGCGGAAAAAGCAGGTCTGGATGCTCTTTTTCCCGTATGGATCTTAGAAGAACAAGCCTCGGAACTATTGGAAGAATTTATTTCATTAGGTTTTCAGTCGATTGTTTGTCGAGCTTCAGCAGATATATTGGACTCGACTTGGACAGGTCGCGAGTTGAATACAAGTTTTTGTGAGGATATTGAAGTTACCAAGAGCTGCTCTATGGGTGAACATGGAGAATATCATACATTTGTTGTAGACGGACCAATCTTCGGAAAAAGGCTTGAGATTGTTCACTCAGATGTTATCTTAAATTCAGGATTATGGTCGCTCGACATACATTCATGCAGGTTCATAGATAAGGATACGGAGGCTGTTATGAAATGA
- a CDS encoding GNAT family N-acetyltransferase: protein MNIHFRKMLKPEENVVEALNRWENDTKLVPLTRPNKDRVELESKRIITMEDLYQRLEFHEIYLIFVDDQLVGEMNYMVDPPHLLKRTEGTAWLGITIGESVGRGKGIGYQALSYLENEMKRNGLKRIELGVFEFNTTAQKLYQKLGYSEIGRVEGFTYYQDRMWADIRMEKLIK from the coding sequence ATGAACATTCACTTTAGAAAGATGTTAAAACCTGAAGAAAACGTAGTAGAAGCTTTAAATCGTTGGGAGAACGACACAAAGCTTGTTCCATTAACACGACCGAATAAGGATAGAGTAGAACTCGAAAGTAAACGAATCATCACGATGGAAGACTTGTATCAACGTTTAGAGTTTCACGAGATTTATTTGATCTTTGTAGATGATCAATTAGTAGGTGAGATGAACTATATGGTCGATCCTCCTCACCTTCTTAAGAGAACGGAAGGAACGGCATGGTTAGGTATTACAATAGGTGAATCGGTTGGAAGAGGTAAAGGAATTGGTTACCAAGCGTTGTCGTACTTAGAGAATGAAATGAAAAGAAATGGTTTGAAACGCATCGAGCTTGGTGTATTTGAATTCAACACCACCGCACAAAAGCTTTATCAAAAACTAGGATACTCAGAAATTGGTAGGGTCGAGGGTTTCACGTATTATCAAGATCGAATGTGGGCGGACATTCGAATGGAGAAATTAATTAAATAA
- a CDS encoding helix-turn-helix domain-containing protein, with translation MKISTHDDGKLKCSIEYTLQKIGGKWKTVILWHLGMDGTLRYNELRNLLPGVTHKVLSQQLKELEEDGFINRKSYNTVPPRVEYTLTAFGATLLPILKQMHDWGTEHGDLA, from the coding sequence ATGAAGATATCAACACATGATGATGGTAAATTAAAATGCTCGATTGAATATACATTGCAAAAGATCGGTGGTAAATGGAAAACAGTTATTTTGTGGCACCTAGGTATGGATGGCACATTGCGGTACAACGAATTAAGAAATCTGTTGCCAGGTGTGACACATAAAGTCCTTTCTCAGCAATTAAAGGAGCTCGAGGAAGACGGATTTATTAATCGTAAATCATACAACACCGTTCCACCAAGAGTTGAGTATACATTGACTGCATTTGGCGCAACGCTACTGCCCATCTTAAAGCAAATGCATGATTGGGGAACGGAGCACGGAGATCTAGCATAA
- a CDS encoding sigma-70 family RNA polymerase sigma factor, with the protein MKPNPLQNQTYDYREEQLKRIIKQYGESILRLCYSYVKDQAKSEDILQDTMLTVYLQMDNLREKQAIKSWIYRIAINKCKDYLKSWHYKQSRLSQMLSFTASNEKSIELKLIIQDETEQLIQEILKLKPKYREVILLFYYEELSLQEIEQILKLKSTTVKSRLYQARQLLKSRLEKTGGSTFGR; encoded by the coding sequence ATGAAACCAAATCCATTACAGAATCAAACATATGATTACCGTGAAGAACAATTAAAACGCATTATAAAACAGTATGGAGAAAGCATCTTACGACTTTGTTATTCCTATGTTAAAGATCAAGCAAAGTCTGAGGACATTCTTCAAGATACGATGTTAACGGTTTACTTACAGATGGATAATCTACGTGAGAAACAAGCGATTAAAAGCTGGATCTATCGAATTGCAATAAACAAGTGCAAAGATTATTTAAAGAGCTGGCATTACAAGCAATCGAGGCTTTCTCAGATGCTATCTTTCACAGCCTCTAATGAAAAATCGATAGAGTTAAAGTTAATTATCCAAGATGAAACAGAGCAACTTATTCAAGAAATTCTGAAACTAAAGCCTAAGTATAGAGAAGTTATTCTCTTATTTTATTACGAGGAGTTATCACTGCAAGAAATTGAACAAATTCTGAAGCTAAAATCTACAACAGTTAAGTCAAGACTCTATCAAGCCCGACAACTTCTTAAAAGTAGATTAGAGAAAACGGGGGGATCTACATTTGGAAGATAA
- a CDS encoding nucleotidyltransferase domain-containing protein, with translation MRTIEQDLVADNNVLAVFYGGSIGKGNTDLYSDIDLRVIVQDAVFEKFRENKKKRAANWGEVLFYEDFPWTNYTIAHYDFFIKVDSFYYKKIDLQPSIWMQHLKIVYDPEGHVNSIRQQSLQLSYSPTIEEVEIWRTKFFAYVHEFYRRIMRSELSYAKQCLENMIYSMVSGWYMNAGLQPNTFGDWSKVEGTRSPLVEAQRMLLSAWRYNDTEEDMLEVLKNILPEFQKLHKELCKVVEITYEQNWEEEIFKKVLLDY, from the coding sequence ATGAGAACTATAGAACAAGATCTAGTGGCAGATAACAATGTTTTAGCAGTTTTTTATGGTGGGTCGATCGGAAAAGGAAACACAGATCTCTATTCAGATATTGATCTTCGTGTTATCGTGCAAGACGCCGTTTTTGAGAAGTTTCGAGAGAATAAAAAGAAAAGAGCGGCCAATTGGGGGGAAGTTCTTTTCTATGAAGATTTTCCTTGGACAAACTATACTATCGCTCATTATGACTTCTTTATTAAAGTAGACTCTTTTTACTACAAGAAGATAGATCTTCAACCTTCAATTTGGATGCAGCATTTAAAAATAGTTTACGATCCTGAAGGTCATGTAAACTCCATAAGGCAACAATCACTTCAGCTATCCTACTCACCAACAATAGAAGAAGTAGAGATCTGGCGTACTAAATTCTTTGCATACGTTCATGAGTTCTATAGGCGAATCATGCGAAGTGAACTTTCATACGCAAAACAATGCTTAGAAAACATGATCTATTCTATGGTGTCTGGATGGTATATGAATGCAGGTCTGCAACCGAATACGTTTGGAGATTGGTCAAAGGTGGAAGGAACCAGAAGTCCACTCGTTGAAGCACAGCGCATGCTTCTATCTGCATGGCGCTACAACGATACTGAAGAAGACATGTTAGAAGTTTTAAAGAATATTCTACCTGAATTTCAAAAGTTACATAAAGAGTTATGTAAAGTGGTCGAAATTACGTATGAACAGAATTGGGAAGAAGAGATTTTCAAGAAAGTTCTCCTTGATTATTAA
- a CDS encoding helix-turn-helix transcriptional regulator translates to MIRIKLDVMMAQRKMSLNRLSELVDITPANLSVLKNEKGKAIRFSTLDALCKVLECQPGDLIEYIED, encoded by the coding sequence ATGATTAGAATAAAATTAGATGTTATGATGGCACAGCGAAAAATGTCATTGAACCGATTGTCTGAACTGGTTGATATCACCCCTGCTAATCTTTCTGTACTTAAAAATGAAAAAGGAAAAGCGATTCGTTTTTCAACACTTGATGCCTTGTGTAAAGTACTAGAATGTCAGCCAGGCGATCTCATCGAATATATCGAAGACTAA
- a CDS encoding DUF2785 domain-containing protein yields MATLFQSNTKVEGTELIALLTSINNKEKTWEDVDQEVVLDAMILHIGSPNSDLREMVYRLFYMSIIHDQLEAQTIRKLLDYSVKHLLFKGIGESGTDSVFTRAFTTIVIAVIISKDNDMDFLPKDTLTEVKNEIKKYIELERDVRGYVPVKGWAHSIAHVADTCEELIKSEKIAEVEYFPIIEVLLKKYCTTPTGFLHGEDDRVVIAVLAMIKKEVGLEELKLFVEGIPGLLKSQKEELSSEKYWYVMANCSSLLKSLYFGVSDDPLCDSLQETIRKSLSKM; encoded by the coding sequence ATGGCGACATTGTTCCAGAGCAACACAAAAGTGGAAGGAACCGAATTGATAGCACTATTAACTTCCATAAATAACAAAGAAAAGACATGGGAAGATGTAGATCAGGAAGTTGTTTTGGATGCGATGATCCTCCATATTGGGTCACCGAATAGTGATCTGCGAGAGATGGTTTACCGATTGTTTTATATGTCAATTATCCACGATCAGCTCGAAGCTCAGACTATAAGAAAACTTCTTGATTATAGTGTGAAGCACCTTTTATTTAAAGGAATAGGCGAAAGTGGGACAGATTCTGTTTTTACGCGAGCTTTCACAACGATAGTGATCGCTGTGATTATCAGTAAAGATAATGATATGGACTTTCTTCCAAAAGACACCCTCACTGAAGTGAAAAATGAAATCAAGAAGTACATAGAGTTGGAACGAGATGTTAGAGGGTATGTACCCGTAAAAGGTTGGGCACACAGTATCGCTCATGTGGCGGACACGTGCGAAGAACTGATTAAGAGTGAAAAAATTGCAGAAGTTGAATACTTTCCTATCATTGAAGTTCTTTTGAAAAAATATTGTACGACTCCGACTGGTTTTTTGCATGGCGAAGATGATCGCGTTGTTATAGCTGTTCTTGCTATGATAAAAAAAGAGGTAGGATTAGAAGAATTAAAGCTATTTGTAGAAGGCATTCCCGGTCTTTTGAAATCTCAAAAAGAAGAGTTGTCATCTGAAAAGTACTGGTATGTAATGGCTAACTGTAGCTCCTTATTAAAAAGTCTCTACTTTGGTGTTAGTGATGACCCGTTATGTGATTCACTACAAGAAACAATTCGAAAGAGCTTATCGAAAATGTAA
- a CDS encoding pentapeptide repeat-containing protein, protein MTKKIKVDLPKIQGDLEEARFRDLYLEEDPYLHDCSITGAFLENEEIDKLILSKVKFNNVTLIHSSFYKVDMTDIIFENCDLSNTNFKEGILYRVHFKECKLMGVDFEKANLRNVTFENCMLDMSEFVETDLKPVLFHQSSLKNANFYETKLNKVKFEACNIEEIDFTETALNGIDISTCKFNNINVDITSLKGCTVSREQAIVFSTLLGLKVKEE, encoded by the coding sequence ATGACAAAGAAAATCAAGGTAGATCTGCCTAAAATTCAGGGAGATTTAGAAGAAGCAAGATTTCGGGATTTGTATTTGGAGGAAGATCCTTATCTTCACGACTGCTCGATAACTGGAGCATTTTTAGAGAATGAAGAAATCGACAAACTCATTCTATCCAAAGTGAAATTTAATAATGTGACACTAATCCACTCCAGTTTTTATAAAGTGGACATGACCGATATTATATTTGAAAACTGTGATCTTTCCAACACAAATTTTAAAGAAGGTATCCTTTATCGCGTTCATTTTAAAGAATGTAAGCTGATGGGTGTAGACTTCGAAAAGGCGAATCTTAGAAATGTAACGTTTGAGAACTGCATGTTAGACATGAGTGAGTTTGTAGAAACAGATCTTAAACCCGTTTTGTTCCATCAATCTTCGCTTAAGAATGCTAACTTTTATGAAACAAAACTTAATAAAGTGAAATTTGAGGCGTGTAATATCGAGGAAATCGATTTTACAGAAACGGCATTAAACGGGATTGATATTAGTACTTGTAAATTCAATAACATTAATGTGGACATCACAAGTTTAAAGGGATGCACAGTATCTCGAGAACAGGCAATCGTGTTTTCAACATTGTTAGGATTAAAGGTAAAAGAGGAGTAA
- a CDS encoding lactoylglutathione lyase family protein: MPIYPRTFSHIGLSVPNLEEAIKFYTEVFGWYVIMEPSDVENDDSPIGQMCRDVFGDDWETFRIAHLATGDKIGVELFEFPHNEKPENNFEYWKTGLFHFCIQDPDIEGIVAKIKEYGGKQRMPIREYYPNEKPYKMVYVEDPFGNIFEIYTHSYELTYSQGAY; this comes from the coding sequence ATGCCAATCTATCCAAGAACATTCTCTCATATTGGTTTATCCGTGCCAAATTTAGAAGAGGCTATAAAATTTTATACAGAGGTATTCGGGTGGTATGTTATCATGGAGCCTTCTGATGTAGAAAATGACGATTCACCGATCGGGCAAATGTGCCGTGATGTATTCGGTGATGACTGGGAAACTTTCCGAATTGCTCATCTAGCTACAGGTGACAAGATCGGAGTTGAGTTGTTCGAGTTTCCTCATAATGAGAAGCCCGAGAACAATTTCGAGTACTGGAAGACAGGGTTGTTCCACTTCTGCATCCAGGATCCGGATATTGAAGGAATTGTAGCTAAAATTAAAGAGTATGGCGGCAAACAGCGCATGCCAATTCGTGAATATTATCCGAACGAAAAGCCTTACAAGATGGTGTATGTAGAAGATCCGTTCGGCAACATTTTTGAAATTTATACGCATAGTTATGAGCTTACCTACTCTCAAGGAGCTTATTAA
- a CDS encoding DUF418 domain-containing protein, with protein MSLVKQRINIIDSIRGFSLLGILLANLLIFQFGIFGKDEIHYYQLSTVDTYAYYFTKVVIEGAFLPIFMFIFGYSLILMRNKLKENNKRVKWHLFRRFALLMTLGILHSTYLWEGDILFVYGLMGLLLLVMVNRKPKTLLIWAVLLFSLLFIGSLFEAEEIKMIRADKIDLYMKQTQEIYGSGTYSEIRAHSLDDEMLDMSGGEAAFMLFLTPFVLSPMFLIGMYAAHRKWLQNTSSKIKQFTILSGLFIPIGLLLKATPLLSKQWDYRLDMSMIGGSMLAIGYISLFVYMYNHQKFKRFLSGFESMGKLSLTNYLMQSMICTFLFYGYGLGWFGDLGVILATVVGVIIFGTQAFLSSFYLKHLPIGPIEYLARLVVYLKIPKFKKHTSLEDNHRKAI; from the coding sequence ATGTCATTGGTCAAACAGAGAATTAACATCATCGATAGTATTAGGGGATTTAGTTTATTAGGGATTCTTTTAGCAAACCTACTCATTTTCCAGTTCGGAATCTTTGGAAAGGATGAAATTCATTATTATCAATTATCAACCGTTGATACATATGCTTACTACTTCACAAAAGTGGTGATTGAAGGCGCATTCCTTCCCATCTTCATGTTCATCTTTGGGTACTCTCTCATTCTTATGCGTAACAAGTTAAAGGAAAATAACAAACGCGTAAAGTGGCATCTGTTCAGAAGATTTGCTTTACTGATGACTCTTGGGATCTTGCATAGTACGTATTTATGGGAAGGAGATATTCTTTTTGTATATGGGCTTATGGGTCTTCTGCTTTTGGTCATGGTAAATCGCAAACCAAAGACACTATTGATTTGGGCTGTTCTACTATTCTCTCTTCTCTTCATTGGCTCTCTGTTTGAGGCAGAAGAAATCAAAATGATTCGTGCTGATAAGATAGATTTATACATGAAACAAACACAAGAGATCTATGGATCAGGAACGTACTCAGAAATAAGAGCACACAGTCTTGATGACGAAATGCTTGATATGAGTGGTGGTGAAGCCGCCTTCATGTTATTCTTAACTCCTTTTGTTCTTAGTCCGATGTTTCTGATTGGTATGTATGCAGCACATCGAAAATGGCTGCAAAACACGTCTTCTAAGATCAAACAGTTCACAATCCTAAGTGGTTTATTTATACCAATCGGTCTCTTACTAAAAGCTACTCCTCTCCTCAGCAAGCAGTGGGATTATCGTTTAGATATGAGTATGATCGGAGGAAGTATGCTTGCGATCGGTTATATCAGTCTGTTCGTTTACATGTACAACCATCAGAAGTTCAAACGCTTTTTAAGTGGTTTTGAAAGTATGGGAAAACTATCATTAACAAACTACCTCATGCAATCTATGATTTGTACATTTCTATTTTACGGCTATGGTTTAGGTTGGTTTGGTGATCTTGGTGTAATTCTGGCCACTGTAGTAGGTGTTATTATCTTCGGAACTCAAGCATTCCTTAGTTCCTTTTATTTAAAACATCTGCCCATCGGTCCCATTGAATATCTTGCACGCTTGGTCGTCTACTTAAAGATACCTAAATTCAAAAAGCATACTTCTTTAGAGGATAATCATAGAAAAGCGATATAA
- a CDS encoding ABC transporter permease subunit encodes MWYYFIRQKRAVTALLYLVTLVLLSIGNSVIYDGEIRRVSLLFDENGTVSAAPFAPSAEFLLGTDRKGYDLLHLIIEGAKWTIGAGLLITFMRIFIGLLLAITLAKCNKPLFRCFESFFDSFSVIPMTMISYFLLQHVLTFTNGTTPEPFYLRVGFQMMILIIFAVPTITFYLGNEIKLLLHEEFVRSAKILGGRYPHLLRKHIAPHLNPILIILFLQQFIQVLVILIHLGVLQVFFGGTIVFHGGDIDSVTHEWTGLLGMYYPSFMSHPWIPLVPILFFTLTIIACTFILSGLEKAYLFSKQKSFRDHTKPIEVIPATPSFSFIKKDKTKKTHFPLDG; translated from the coding sequence ATGTGGTATTATTTCATACGCCAAAAAAGAGCTGTAACTGCTCTTCTGTATTTAGTAACTCTTGTTCTATTAAGTATTGGAAATTCAGTTATCTATGATGGTGAGATCAGAAGAGTATCCTTACTTTTTGATGAAAATGGCACAGTGAGTGCTGCACCGTTTGCACCTTCAGCTGAATTCTTATTAGGAACAGACCGTAAAGGGTACGATTTGCTTCATCTCATAATTGAAGGCGCAAAGTGGACAATAGGGGCTGGACTACTTATCACTTTTATGCGTATTTTTATCGGCTTATTACTAGCGATAACCCTTGCTAAATGTAACAAACCACTTTTCCGATGCTTTGAGTCTTTTTTTGATAGTTTTTCAGTTATTCCAATGACTATGATTTCCTATTTCCTCTTGCAACACGTCCTAACTTTTACTAACGGTACTACACCAGAACCCTTTTATCTAAGGGTTGGCTTTCAGATGATGATCTTAATCATATTCGCCGTTCCAACGATTACTTTTTATTTAGGAAATGAAATAAAATTATTACTCCATGAAGAATTTGTGCGTTCTGCAAAAATATTAGGTGGCCGTTATCCTCATCTTCTAAGAAAACATATTGCCCCCCATCTCAATCCCATACTTATCATCTTGTTTCTGCAGCAATTCATTCAAGTTCTTGTCATCTTAATACACTTAGGAGTACTACAAGTATTTTTTGGGGGAACTATTGTCTTTCATGGGGGAGATATTGATTCTGTTACTCATGAATGGACGGGTTTACTAGGGATGTATTATCCATCGTTTATGTCGCATCCTTGGATTCCACTTGTCCCCATTCTTTTTTTCACATTAACCATAATCGCATGTACATTTATACTTTCAGGATTGGAGAAGGCTTACCTATTCTCTAAACAAAAAAGCTTTAGAGATCATACAAAGCCCATTGAGGTAATACCAGCTACACCATCTTTTTCATTTATTAAAAAGGATAAAACGAAAAAAACTCATTTCCCTTTAGATGGGTAA
- a CDS encoding amino acid permease, translated as MKKTTENLQRTMTSRHIMMMALGGSIGAGLFKGSSAAIDSAGPSVVLAYLIGGIILLFVMQGLAEMAVQNSGARTFRDLVQSVLGMFPAYFLDWIYWKMWVLNIAAEAVVAAIFLQYWFPDTPIWMLAFLVSIAVTIVNLLSVKIFAETEYWLALIKISVIVIFILSGLLLLFVSFGDHVAPSFTNLTHHGGFFPNGSAGLMTAMLVVIYSYGGTEIIGVTLAETKNPEKVVPKAVRSTLTRIIAFYLFPFFIIVGLIPWDQVNGVNESPFVMVFQMIGIPGADHVMNGVILLAIISSMNSGLYGSSRVLYTQAVDGRVPQIFARLSSKKVPFIAILMCTASLYAGVLISIFAGDKTFNYLMGSLGYTVLFIWLIIAFAHLKSRKQNNELSGYYVRWFPYTTWVAILSLLAILIGIVLTTSIIITSVTLGIYLLISATYVFRRKSLNTSQEKMAS; from the coding sequence ATGAAAAAAACTACAGAGAACTTACAACGAACGATGACTTCTCGTCATATTATGATGATGGCTCTTGGAGGCAGTATCGGAGCTGGACTTTTTAAGGGCAGCAGTGCCGCTATAGATTCAGCAGGTCCCTCGGTTGTTCTAGCCTATTTGATCGGTGGAATCATCTTATTGTTTGTGATGCAAGGTTTAGCAGAGATGGCCGTTCAAAACAGTGGTGCCCGAACGTTCCGCGACCTTGTCCAATCGGTTTTAGGAATGTTCCCCGCTTATTTTCTTGATTGGATCTATTGGAAGATGTGGGTGCTAAACATTGCTGCCGAAGCTGTAGTAGCAGCGATTTTTCTTCAATATTGGTTCCCGGATACGCCAATTTGGATGCTAGCCTTTTTGGTTTCAATCGCCGTTACGATTGTAAATCTGTTATCGGTTAAAATATTTGCTGAGACGGAATATTGGTTAGCGCTTATAAAGATCAGTGTGATTGTTATCTTTATTCTTTCAGGTCTTTTGCTGTTATTCGTATCGTTTGGTGACCATGTTGCACCAAGTTTCACGAACTTAACTCATCATGGTGGATTTTTCCCGAACGGTTCAGCCGGTCTTATGACAGCTATGTTAGTCGTTATCTATTCGTATGGTGGGACGGAGATTATCGGTGTAACCTTAGCTGAAACGAAGAATCCAGAAAAAGTAGTTCCAAAAGCTGTTCGCAGTACATTAACTCGTATCATAGCCTTTTACTTGTTTCCGTTCTTTATCATTGTTGGATTAATTCCTTGGGACCAAGTAAACGGCGTGAACGAAAGTCCTTTTGTCATGGTGTTTCAGATGATTGGAATTCCTGGTGCAGATCATGTGATGAACGGAGTGATTTTACTTGCTATCATCTCATCCATGAACTCAGGATTATATGGTTCATCCCGAGTGTTATATACACAAGCCGTTGACGGTCGTGTCCCTCAAATTTTCGCTCGGCTTTCATCTAAAAAGGTTCCTTTTATCGCAATTCTGATGTGTACAGCTTCCCTGTATGCAGGTGTACTAATTTCTATTTTTGCAGGCGACAAAACCTTTAACTATCTTATGGGATCACTTGGCTACACCGTATTGTTCATATGGTTGATCATCGCCTTTGCTCATTTAAAATCAAGAAAACAGAATAATGAGCTTTCCGGGTATTATGTAAGGTGGTTTCCTTATACAACTTGGGTTGCGATTCTGTCTTTACTTGCTATATTAATCGGCATTGTACTCACCACGTCAATTATAATCACTAGTGTAACCCTAGGCATTTATTTATTGATAAGTGCAACGTATGTGTTTAGAAGAAAATCACTCAACACGAGTCAAGAAAAGATGGCAAGTTAA
- a CDS encoding DUF2975 domain-containing protein gives MKWKIFYKYGAKLCSVLFYVIGLIGIFTLVYHLSYLMSPTGELVKSFGAFDPVYSNLTLVFDQQPLLYKDEEFIVLSLVTSIIMFVFALIFLRLMRKLLQNLHQESLFMMENVKVLFKMGITILVLGSAFTFMDELLMTKALKEIHVTNASVTYTGLAYVDTFFTGIFVMILASALKVAVEAVEENKHTI, from the coding sequence ATGAAGTGGAAAATTTTTTATAAATATGGAGCGAAATTATGCTCAGTTCTTTTTTATGTTATTGGTCTTATTGGTATTTTTACCTTGGTATATCATTTGTCTTATTTAATGAGTCCAACAGGGGAATTGGTAAAGTCTTTCGGTGCATTTGATCCTGTGTATAGCAACTTAACGTTAGTTTTTGATCAGCAACCTTTACTGTATAAGGATGAAGAATTCATCGTCCTCTCATTGGTGACCTCTATCATTATGTTTGTTTTTGCATTAATTTTCTTAAGACTCATGAGGAAATTATTACAGAATTTACACCAAGAGAGTTTATTTATGATGGAGAACGTTAAGGTTTTATTCAAGATGGGTATCACCATTCTTGTACTTGGGTCAGCTTTTACCTTTATGGACGAGCTTTTAATGACCAAAGCACTTAAGGAAATCCATGTAACGAACGCTTCTGTAACATATACAGGACTAGCTTATGTTGATACGTTTTTCACAGGGATTTTCGTAATGATTCTAGCCTCTGCACTAAAGGTTGCCGTAGAGGCAGTAGAAGAAAATAAACACACAATCTAA